The proteins below come from a single Polymorphobacter fuscus genomic window:
- a CDS encoding GntR family transcriptional regulator, which yields MFSNERPIYRQIRDVIVDRILASGDGALLPSVRALAAEAGVNPLTVAKAYHDLQANGLVTARKGVGLFASDGAAKVLLKTERALFLTEEWPRVQARIEQLGLNADDLLARV from the coding sequence ATGTTCTCCAACGAACGCCCCATCTATCGCCAGATCCGTGACGTCATCGTCGACCGCATCCTGGCGAGCGGCGACGGCGCGCTTTTGCCTTCGGTGCGCGCGCTGGCAGCCGAGGCCGGGGTCAACCCGCTGACCGTCGCCAAGGCCTATCACGATCTGCAGGCCAACGGACTCGTGACAGCCAGGAAAGGCGTCGGCCTGTTCGCCTCCGATGGCGCGGCGAAGGTGCTGCTGAAGACGGAGCGGGCGCTGTTCCTGACCGAAGAATGGCCGCGGGTGCAGGCGCGCATCGAGCAATTGGGGCTGAACGCGGACGACCTGCTGGCACGCGTCTAG
- a CDS encoding serine hydrolase domain-containing protein → MQIHGHVDPRYDAVRSAFAANFAGAGDVGASFCATKDGEIVVDLWAGVADAETGKPWERDTIVNVYSTTKTMCALTALLLADRGELDFSRPVADYWPEFAANGKAAVNVAQLMSHSAGLSGFKERVTKDDLYDWDKVTGLLAAQAPFWEPGTAPGYHGITQGYLVGEVVRRITGATLGTVFRTEIAAPLGADFHVGLPASEDDRVAVLIPPPAGQGIADMSDRPLTAKMATNPAVNPLETRTRAWRGAEIPAANGHGNARSVAVVQSLVANGGVSNGTRILSEAGVRRALEFQIEGDDRVLGMPVRYGLGFGLAGGQLPLPNADCCYWGGYGGSLVINDLQARTTFAYAMNKMAGTTTGDMRAFSLAIAMWQGLAPG, encoded by the coding sequence ATGCAGATCCACGGCCATGTCGACCCGCGTTACGACGCCGTCCGTTCCGCCTTTGCGGCCAATTTCGCCGGGGCGGGCGATGTCGGTGCCAGCTTCTGCGCGACCAAGGATGGCGAGATCGTCGTCGATCTCTGGGCCGGGGTCGCCGATGCCGAAACCGGCAAACCCTGGGAACGCGACACGATCGTCAACGTCTATTCGACCACCAAGACGATGTGCGCCCTGACCGCGCTTTTGCTCGCCGACCGCGGAGAGCTCGATTTTTCGCGCCCGGTCGCCGATTACTGGCCCGAATTCGCCGCCAACGGCAAGGCCGCCGTGAACGTCGCGCAGCTGATGTCGCACAGCGCTGGCCTGTCGGGCTTCAAGGAGCGGGTGACGAAGGACGACCTCTACGATTGGGACAAGGTCACCGGCCTGCTCGCGGCGCAGGCCCCGTTCTGGGAGCCGGGCACGGCGCCTGGCTATCACGGCATCACCCAGGGCTATCTGGTCGGTGAAGTCGTCCGCCGCATCACCGGCGCGACGCTCGGCACGGTGTTCCGCACCGAAATCGCCGCGCCGCTGGGTGCCGATTTCCACGTCGGGCTGCCGGCCAGCGAGGATGATCGCGTCGCCGTGCTGATCCCGCCGCCGGCGGGCCAGGGGATCGCCGACATGTCCGACCGGCCGCTGACCGCCAAGATGGCGACCAACCCCGCCGTCAACCCGCTGGAAACCCGGACCCGCGCCTGGCGCGGCGCCGAAATCCCGGCGGCCAATGGCCATGGCAATGCCCGATCGGTTGCGGTGGTGCAGTCGCTGGTCGCCAATGGCGGTGTCTCGAACGGCACCCGCATCCTCAGCGAGGCCGGGGTGCGCCGGGCGCTCGAATTCCAGATCGAAGGCGATGACCGTGTTCTCGGCATGCCGGTCCGCTATGGCCTGGGTTTCGGCCTTGCCGGCGGACAGCTGCCGCTGCCCAATGCCGACTGCTGCTATTGGGGTGGCTATGGCGGTTCGCTGGTCATCAACGACCTGCAGGCGCGGACGACCTTTGCCTATGCGATGAACAAGATGGCCGGCACCACGACCGGCGATATGCGGGCGTTCAGCCTGGCGATCGCCATGTGGCAGGGGTTGGCGCCCGGTTAG
- a CDS encoding deoxyguanosinetriphosphate triphosphohydrolase: MTPYATDPAQSRGRRHPEPASATRTPFQRDRDRIIHSSAFRRLRYKTQVFVAPDGDHFRVRLTHSLEVAQIARTLARALGLDEDLTEALALAHDLGHPPFGHSGEDALEAALAPYGGFDHNAQTLRIVTRLESRYPGWDGLNLSWETLEGLAKHNGPILAPTWAMAEADAQWPLDLASHAGLEAQVAALADDIAYDNHDLDDGIRAGLFGIDDVAAAVPFTAASLAAVTARWPGLTARRRLVPELVREQIGRMTADLLTETRARLAAAAPQSVADVRSAGRPLVAMSAAMAAEAAVLKGFLRARMYRHPQVAALRDPSRDVVTGLFAALHADPAAMPGDWAAATPADEPARARHVADFIAGMTDRYALKTHARLIGPPPLPAEIFI, encoded by the coding sequence GTGACCCCCTACGCCACCGATCCCGCGCAATCGCGCGGGCGCCGCCACCCCGAACCGGCGTCCGCCACCCGGACGCCGTTCCAGCGCGACCGCGACCGCATCATCCATTCCAGCGCCTTCCGCCGCCTGCGTTACAAAACGCAGGTGTTCGTGGCGCCCGATGGCGACCATTTCCGTGTCCGCCTGACGCACAGCCTAGAGGTCGCGCAGATCGCCCGCACTCTGGCGCGCGCGCTCGGCCTTGATGAAGACCTCACCGAAGCGCTGGCGCTGGCGCACGATCTTGGCCACCCGCCGTTCGGCCATTCCGGCGAGGACGCGCTCGAAGCCGCACTCGCGCCCTATGGCGGTTTCGATCACAACGCCCAGACGCTGCGCATCGTCACCCGGCTGGAAAGCCGATACCCGGGCTGGGACGGTCTCAACCTCAGCTGGGAAACGCTGGAGGGGCTGGCCAAGCACAATGGCCCCATCCTGGCGCCGACCTGGGCGATGGCGGAGGCCGATGCCCAATGGCCGCTCGATCTTGCCAGCCATGCGGGACTGGAGGCGCAGGTCGCGGCGCTCGCCGACGACATCGCCTATGACAATCACGATCTCGACGATGGCATCCGTGCCGGCCTGTTTGGCATCGATGACGTGGCCGCCGCCGTGCCCTTCACCGCTGCCAGCCTCGCTGCCGTCACCGCGCGCTGGCCGGGGCTGACGGCGCGGCGCCGGCTGGTCCCCGAACTGGTGCGCGAACAGATCGGCCGGATGACCGCCGACCTGCTGACCGAGACCCGCGCGCGGCTGGCGGCGGCGGCCCCCCAATCGGTCGCCGATGTGCGCTCTGCCGGACGACCTTTGGTGGCGATGTCGGCGGCCATGGCTGCCGAAGCCGCGGTGCTGAAGGGTTTTCTGCGTGCCCGCATGTACCGGCACCCGCAGGTCGCAGCGCTGCGTGATCCGTCGCGCGATGTCGTCACCGGGCTGTTCGCGGCCCTCCATGCCGACCCCGCCGCCATGCCCGGCGACTGGGCCGCTGCCACGCCCGCCGACGAGCCCGCCCGCGCCCGCCATGTTGCCGATTTCATCGCCGGGATGACCGATCGCTATGCCCTGAAAACCCATGCGCGGTTGATCGGCCCGCCGCCGCTGCCTGCCGAAATCTTCATCTGA
- a CDS encoding CaiB/BaiF CoA transferase family protein, whose product MAGPLAGLRIIELAGIGPGPFAAMMLADHGAEVIRVDRSGARIDARDPLLRSRRLVGVDLKSAEGKAKVRDLVKSADGLIEGFRPGVTERLGLGPDVLLADNPRLVYGRMTGWGQFGPYAQAAGHDINYIALAGALHAYGRAGEKPTPPINMVGDFGGGGMMLAFGMVSALLHAQKTGRGQVIDAAMTDGAATLMSMIWGFRANGMWTDDRGTNLLDTGAHMYDTYETGDGKWISIGSLEPQFYAELRRLAGLADDPAFDAQMDRSQWGPLKARLTALFLTKSRDEWCALMEMTDVCFAPVLSMAEAPSHPHNAARGTFIEVGGVMQPAPAPRYSVTVTDTPVMTTAFDADLAK is encoded by the coding sequence ATGGCCGGACCGCTTGCAGGCCTTCGCATCATCGAACTCGCGGGCATCGGGCCGGGGCCGTTCGCCGCGATGATGCTCGCCGACCATGGCGCGGAGGTGATCCGTGTCGATCGCTCCGGGGCGCGGATCGACGCGCGTGATCCATTGCTGCGGTCCCGCCGGCTGGTCGGGGTCGATCTGAAATCGGCCGAGGGCAAGGCAAAGGTGCGCGATCTGGTCAAGTCCGCCGACGGCTTGATCGAGGGGTTTCGCCCCGGCGTCACCGAACGCCTCGGCCTCGGCCCGGACGTGCTGCTCGCCGACAATCCGCGGCTCGTCTATGGCCGGATGACCGGCTGGGGACAGTTCGGGCCCTATGCCCAGGCGGCCGGGCATGACATCAACTATATCGCGCTCGCCGGCGCGCTCCACGCCTATGGCCGCGCCGGAGAAAAACCGACACCGCCGATCAACATGGTGGGGGATTTCGGCGGCGGCGGCATGATGCTGGCTTTCGGCATGGTCAGCGCGCTGCTGCACGCGCAAAAGACCGGCCGGGGCCAGGTCATCGACGCCGCGATGACCGACGGTGCCGCAACCTTGATGAGCATGATCTGGGGGTTCCGCGCCAACGGCATGTGGACGGACGACCGCGGCACCAATCTGCTCGATACCGGCGCCCACATGTACGACACCTATGAAACCGGCGACGGCAAATGGATCAGCATCGGCAGCCTCGAACCGCAATTCTATGCCGAGCTGCGCCGCCTTGCCGGCCTGGCCGACGATCCGGCGTTCGACGCCCAGATGGACCGCAGCCAATGGGGGCCATTGAAGGCGCGGCTGACGGCGCTGTTCCTGACCAAAAGTCGCGACGAATGGTGCGCGCTGATGGAGATGACCGACGTCTGCTTCGCTCCGGTGCTGAGCATGGCCGAAGCGCCGTCGCATCCGCACAATGCGGCGCGCGGCACCTTCATCGAAGTTGGCGGCGTCATGCAGCCGGCGCCGGCGCCGCGCTATTCGGTCACTGTCACCGACACGCCGGTCATGACGACAGCGTTCGACGCGGACCTCGCCAAATGA
- a CDS encoding ArsR/SmtB family transcription factor, translated as MEISAMVDRLAALAQPHRLAVFRLLVVAGPEGRAAGDIADAIGLPASSLSFHLAHLKRAGLVTAVRDGRSLRYAADFGAMRGLVDFLTDNCCAGAACGPDLERLIA; from the coding sequence ATGGAAATATCAGCCATGGTCGATCGGCTGGCGGCGCTGGCGCAGCCGCACCGGCTGGCGGTGTTCCGCCTGCTGGTGGTTGCCGGCCCGGAGGGTCGGGCCGCCGGTGACATCGCCGATGCGATCGGCCTGCCGGCGTCGTCCCTGTCGTTCCATCTGGCGCACCTGAAACGCGCCGGGCTGGTGACGGCCGTGCGCGACGGCCGGTCGCTGCGCTATGCTGCCGATTTCGGCGCCATGCGCGGGCTGGTCGATTTCCTGACCGACAATTGCTGTGCCGGGGCGGCATGTGGCCCCGATCTGGAAAGGCTGATCGCATGA
- a CDS encoding ArsI/CadI family heavy metal resistance metalloenzyme, which translates to MKRMHVHVGVDDLAASTRFYTALFGAEPSVARTDYAKWMLDDPCVNFAISVGHAGRGIEHLGIQVETPAELAEVYGRLQAAGRPVLEEGAARCCYATSEKNWISDPQEIVWEAFLTHGETTDYGSDPALAVLASPNAAPGSCCAPVLTPTPTPTPTQSGCCA; encoded by the coding sequence ATGAAGCGAATGCATGTTCATGTCGGCGTCGATGACCTCGCCGCTTCCACCCGATTCTACACGGCGCTGTTCGGCGCAGAGCCCAGCGTCGCGCGCACCGATTATGCCAAGTGGATGCTCGACGACCCTTGCGTGAATTTCGCCATCTCGGTCGGCCATGCCGGCCGGGGCATCGAACATCTCGGCATCCAGGTCGAAACGCCGGCGGAGCTGGCCGAAGTCTACGGCCGGTTGCAGGCGGCGGGGCGTCCGGTGCTGGAAGAGGGTGCCGCGCGTTGCTGCTATGCGACGTCGGAAAAGAACTGGATCAGCGACCCGCAGGAAATAGTCTGGGAGGCATTCCTGACCCATGGCGAGACGACCGACTATGGCAGCGACCCCGCGCTCGCTGTCCTCGCGTCGCCCAATGCCGCGCCGGGGTCGTGCTGCGCGCCGGTGCTGACACCGACGCCGACGCCGACGCCGACACAATCCGGATGCTGCGCATGA
- a CDS encoding ArsC/Spx/MgsR family protein translates to MTVTIWHNPNCGTSRNVLAMIRATGVEPVIVDYIRTPPDAATLAQVAAAIGGAAALLRTRGTPAEAMGLVGADDATILAAMAREPILINRPVVITPRGTVLARPSETVLPLLGGALPADFRKEDGAPALPPA, encoded by the coding sequence ATGACCGTCACCATCTGGCACAACCCGAACTGCGGCACCTCGCGCAACGTCTTGGCGATGATCCGCGCGACCGGTGTGGAGCCGGTCATCGTCGACTATATCAGGACGCCGCCCGATGCGGCGACGCTGGCGCAGGTCGCGGCCGCGATCGGCGGCGCCGCGGCGCTGTTGCGGACCCGGGGCACGCCCGCCGAGGCGATGGGCCTTGTCGGTGCCGATGATGCAACGATCCTGGCGGCGATGGCGCGCGAGCCGATCCTCATCAACCGTCCGGTGGTGATCACGCCGCGCGGCACCGTGCTAGCGCGGCCGTCCGAAACCGTGCTGCCACTGCTTGGCGGTGCCCTGCCCGCCGATTTCCGCAAGGAAGACGGCGCGCCGGCATTGCCACCCGCATGA
- a CDS encoding GNAT family N-acetyltransferase, whose protein sequence is MIRPALPGDAAAIAAIYAPEVLGGTATFEIDAPDATEIARRMARVAAAGWPWLVHEDAGAIGGFAYASQFRDRPAYAHSCETSVYIAPALQRRGAGRALMAALVTSAADAGFRQMIAVIGDSGNAASIGLHRACGFAEVGRLTDVGHKFGRWLDVVYMQRGIGA, encoded by the coding sequence ATGATCCGGCCGGCATTGCCCGGCGACGCCGCCGCCATCGCCGCAATTTATGCACCTGAAGTGCTGGGCGGCACCGCGACCTTCGAGATCGACGCGCCCGATGCGACCGAAATAGCACGGCGGATGGCACGCGTTGCGGCGGCCGGCTGGCCGTGGCTGGTCCACGAGGACGCCGGCGCCATCGGCGGTTTCGCCTATGCCAGCCAGTTCCGCGACCGCCCGGCCTATGCGCACAGCTGCGAAACTTCGGTCTATATCGCGCCGGCCTTGCAACGACGCGGAGCCGGACGCGCCCTGATGGCGGCGCTGGTCACGTCAGCTGCGGACGCCGGATTTCGCCAGATGATCGCGGTGATCGGAGACAGCGGCAATGCCGCCTCGATCGGGCTTCACCGGGCATGCGGCTTTGCCGAGGTCGGCCGCTTGACCGACGTCGGGCACAAGTTCGGACGCTGGCTCGATGTCGTCTATATGCAGCGCGGGATCGGCGCATGA